Below is a window of Leucobacter sp. Psy1 DNA.
GCCGACGTCGAGGCGATGCTGCAGGCCGTCTCGGGTGACGACGCGACCGCGATTCGGGATCGGGCGCTGCTCGAACTCCTCTACGCCAGCGGGGCCCGCGTCAGCGAGGTGACCGCGCTCGACGTCGACGACCTCCTCGCGGGCCCCGGCGGGGGAGAGGTGTGGGCTGATCCCGAACGCGCCCTCGGCGACGGCGGCTTCCTACTCGTCCGGGGTAAAGGTTCCAAGCAGCGCCTCGTGCCGTATGGGCGGTATGCGGGGAGCGCGCTCGCCGCATACCTCGTTCGGGTCAGACCGGACTTCGCATCGCGCGGGTCCGGTACCCCTGCGCTCTTCGTCGGGCCGCGCGGCGGGCGCGTGTCACGGCAGACGGTCTGGCTCGTGATCCGGGCGGCAGCAGAGCGCGCCGGCGTCACGGCCGAGGTGTCGCCGCACACCCTGCGTCACTCGTTCGCGACCCACCTGCTCTCCGGTGGTGCGGACGTGCGCACGGTGCAGGAGTTGCTCGGCCACTCATCGGTGACGACGACGCAGATCTACACGCAGGTCACTGCGGACACGCTGCGAGAGCGGTACCTCGACGCCCACCCGCGGGCGCGGTAGCCGCCTCACCCAGCGACGCCCACTCAGGCCACGCAGCCCAACCGGTGTTGGGAAGTGTTGGGGGCGCCGATCCAACGCATTCACCCCGCGTCCCCCACGCCGCGGCCCCGCGAAACCCCACACGCACCCCGTTCAAACGGTGAGTTTGCTGCGCTCCCGCGATCTCTAACGTGATTCATGTGAGGTCCTCGAGAGTCGAGCGGCCACGGCAGCCGCCCAGGGGAAACACTCGAATCTCGGGAAAACGGGCGGTGCGCCAGCACCGAAAGGGGATTCGTGTGACGCGCTTCAACATGCCTGTCCGCCGCCCGCCGCACCGCGGAGCCGGTCGGCCCGCGGGCCGTCTGGTGGCACTGCTGCTGGCGACGGTGCTCATCGGCACGGCCGGTCAGGCCGGCGCGTTCGCGGTCGGCGATGACGCAGCGCTCAACGCCCCTGCCGTTGAGAAGACGGACCCCGGCGCGACTCCAGCGCCCGAGGAAGCGGCACCGGTGCCGGCCCCCGAGGAGACTCAGTCGACGCCCGCCCCCGAGCAGGCGGAGGAGGCACCCGAGGAGGCTCCTGCGAAGGCTCCGGCGCCGAAAGCGGCGCGATCCCAGGTCGCGCCCCTGTCCGTACCCGCTCCTGGCGCGAACGAAGCGGTCATCACCGTGAAGGTCGGCGGAGACCGGACCGGGAGCGCTGCCGCGAGCAACCTCGCCGGGGTGAAGCTGCGTCTGCACGATGGCGACGCGAACAACCTCGGTGCTGCAAGAACTGAAGCTTGGGCAACCTGTACTTCTGACGCGCAGGGCGACTGCTCGTTCCGCGTGCCCGATACGCAGAATCGTGGGGCGAACCGCGACCGTCGGTTCTGGGTTGTGGCCTCGTCCGCTCCCGAGGGGTGGTACCTCAATTCGCCGCTCGTGACCAGTGGAGTGAACGAGTATCGCTTCCGTACCGGCGCGAACTTGCGTTCTGGGAACACCTACAGCTCACGAGTCGACTTCATGAACGATGCTTCATACTCGATTGGTTCGTGGCTGTTGAATGCAAGCGCCAGCGACTCGAGTGGGACGTGGCAGACCTCGCGTATGAATCCCCAGCTTCCACTGACCTGTGAGACCGGGCTGAAAGTCGCGCTGATCCTAGATCTTTCTGGCTCAGTCTCGTCGGATCTCGGCAACCTCAAGAAAGCGGCCAACGGAATGGTCGATTCGCTCGCGGGAACAGGATCCTCGATTGCGCTTTTCACCTTCGCGGACATCGCGCCCAGGAGTTCCGGAGCCGACGGACGCAACTACGCTTCGATGGCGATCGACACCGGCACGAACCGCAAGACGATCAAAGATCGAATCGACGCATATGCGACGGGCGGAGGTACGAACTGGGACCAGGGCATCTGGCAGGTCGCGAATGATGCCGCCAAGTACGATCTCGCTATCGTCGTGACTGACGGGCAGCCCACCTTTTACGGCCCGTCTGCCAGCGGGCCAGGCAACGCCACCCGCTTCATCGAGAACGAGCGCGCGATCTTCTCCGCGAACGCGTTGAAGGCGAAGGGCACTCGGGTGCTCGCGGTCGGTGTCGGGGAAGGCATCAAGGGGAACCCCGCGAACCTGCGCGCGGTCTCCGGAGTCAGCGGCTACGCATCGGGTGGGAACGCGAACGAAGCGGATTACTTCCAAGCGGACTGGAACCAGCTCGCCGGCGTCCTCTCGAGCGTCGCGAAGGGCGCGACGTGCCAGGCCGACATCGACATCACGAAGCATACCCACGCCTACGGCACGAGCGGTCCCGTGCAGGGCGGCGCCGGCTGGGGGTTCAATGCCACGGCCACACAGGGCAAGCTCAGCCGCACGGGTACCCAGCAGACCAACTCGTCGGGCCAGGTCTCGTACGATCTCGGCTTCTCGTCGCCCACGGGTACGTCCGAGGTCACCCTCACGGAGACCATGAGCACCGCGCAGACGCGCGACGGCTGGGACCTCACGAAAATCACCTGCACGGTGAACGGGACGAACGTGCCCGTCTCCTCGCCGAACGCGAAGATCTCGGTGACCGCGGGCGACCAGGTCGACTGCACCTTCCTGAACACCCAGACGCTGAAGCCCGGGCTGACGATCGAGAAGAGCGCCTGGGACACCCCGACGAGCGCAGGACTCGAGAACGCCCGCGAGCTTCCCGATGGTGGTTCGGTGCCGAGCGGGACGCAAATCACGTGGAAGTACCTCGTCACCAACACGGGCCAGACGAAGCTCACCGGTATCGCCGTCGTCGACGATCAACTCGCCGCGAACGCTGTCTCGTGCCCCGGCACCGTGCTCGACGCCGGCAAGTCCATGACCTGCACCGCCTCCGGCCCCGTCACCGCACGGTAGCGGCCCCTCTTCTCTCCCGACCACCATTCATCACGCTCACCACCACCCACCTCGCCCAGACCGAAGTGTCGGGCCACTTCGAAGGAGAAACTCATGAACAAGAAGACCACCGGAATCATTGCGGGCGCGGCCGGAGCAGCCCTGCTCCTCGCCGGATCGACCTTCGCACTCTGGAGCGACAGCGGGAAGGCCCCCGGCGGGGTCATCACCTCGGGCAACCTCGACGTCGACGTCGTGGGCACGCAGTGGAAGGACGTGTCGGCCGACCGCGCAGACAGCCCCCACAACATCGATCTCGCGTCGTTCAAGATCGTACCCGGCGACACGATCCAGGGCGAGTACGCCGTCGACGCCGGACTCCAGGGCGACAACCTTGTCGCGAATCTCGCGCTGAAGGATGGCGGCGCGCTGACGGGAGCGCTCAAGAGCGGACTCGTCGACGTCGAGTACACGGTGCTCGACTCCGACCGTAATGAGGTGGCTACGGGCTCCTCCAGCGGCGTCGACGTCACCCTCGCGTCGAGCGACAACAGTGCCCCGGGCACGCTCGCGAAGCTTCCCTCCGCCACCGACGGCACCACCGACTTCACGGTCGTCGTCTCCGTGACCTTCGACCAGTCGACCAGCGATCGTGACC
It encodes the following:
- a CDS encoding VWA domain-containing protein, with translation MTRFNMPVRRPPHRGAGRPAGRLVALLLATVLIGTAGQAGAFAVGDDAALNAPAVEKTDPGATPAPEEAAPVPAPEETQSTPAPEQAEEAPEEAPAKAPAPKAARSQVAPLSVPAPGANEAVITVKVGGDRTGSAAASNLAGVKLRLHDGDANNLGAARTEAWATCTSDAQGDCSFRVPDTQNRGANRDRRFWVVASSAPEGWYLNSPLVTSGVNEYRFRTGANLRSGNTYSSRVDFMNDASYSIGSWLLNASASDSSGTWQTSRMNPQLPLTCETGLKVALILDLSGSVSSDLGNLKKAANGMVDSLAGTGSSIALFTFADIAPRSSGADGRNYASMAIDTGTNRKTIKDRIDAYATGGGTNWDQGIWQVANDAAKYDLAIVVTDGQPTFYGPSASGPGNATRFIENERAIFSANALKAKGTRVLAVGVGEGIKGNPANLRAVSGVSGYASGGNANEADYFQADWNQLAGVLSSVAKGATCQADIDITKHTHAYGTSGPVQGGAGWGFNATATQGKLSRTGTQQTNSSGQVSYDLGFSSPTGTSEVTLTETMSTAQTRDGWDLTKITCTVNGTNVPVSSPNAKISVTAGDQVDCTFLNTQTLKPGLTIEKSAWDTPTSAGLENARELPDGGSVPSGTQITWKYLVTNTGQTKLTGIAVVDDQLAANAVSCPGTVLDAGKSMTCTASGPVTAR
- a CDS encoding site-specific tyrosine recombinase XerD, producing the protein MTLPPRDGAARFLRHVSIERGLSSHSIAAYRRDLDAYSVWLERAGVTDLATVVPETLSAYVRELGESGDLAAASITRRLSTVRGMHRFLFDEGLLPQYAGSGVRSPKKARSLPKALPIADVEAMLQAVSGDDATAIRDRALLELLYASGARVSEVTALDVDDLLAGPGGGEVWADPERALGDGGFLLVRGKGSKQRLVPYGRYAGSALAAYLVRVRPDFASRGSGTPALFVGPRGGRVSRQTVWLVIRAAAERAGVTAEVSPHTLRHSFATHLLSGGADVRTVQELLGHSSVTTTQIYTQVTADTLRERYLDAHPRAR
- a CDS encoding alternate-type signal peptide domain-containing protein — translated: MNKKTTGIIAGAAGAALLLAGSTFALWSDSGKAPGGVITSGNLDVDVVGTQWKDVSADRADSPHNIDLASFKIVPGDTIQGEYAVDAGLQGDNLVANLALKDGGALTGALKSGLVDVEYTVLDSDRNEVATGSSSGVDVTLASSDNSAPGTLAKLPSATDGTTDFTVVVSVTFDQSTSDRDLVQAQAELAGSTIQLSQVRA